One window of the Actinomyces procaprae genome contains the following:
- a CDS encoding peptidoglycan glycosyltransferase FtsW: MTASGKNTGTPPGRSWLRRLRGADGPVKDESSTLSYYALLIATLALLAFGLIMVFSVQSVTTAAQGGNAFTAFSKYLVFAAVGLIGMVALSRLPLRILKRLAWPALLAAFAMQLLVFVPGVGIDVYGNRNWIMLPAGLGTAQPSEFIKLGLCLYLGVMVSRRRDTFLGGVSSWGAFARFFGWILLPAGIGIGLVMAGGDLGTVIVLTALVAGALWLGGLGWRWFAALGALGLVGFAGASMLSANRRARILAWLHPERYDPLDVGYQPMHGRYALGTGGWWGVGPGSSRQKWGYLTQADSDYIFAVLGEEFGLVGTLLVILLFVVVGWCCIRIIRRSESMYVAVVTGGIMTWIVGQALINMSVVVGLLPVLGVPLPLVSAGGSALVSVLLAVGVLLAFARNEPGASAALRSRTGAVRRTLAVIAPRRRNRV, encoded by the coding sequence GTGACGGCTTCGGGGAAGAACACCGGCACACCCCCGGGACGGTCCTGGCTGCGCCGTCTGCGCGGCGCGGACGGGCCGGTCAAGGATGAGAGCAGCACCCTGAGCTACTACGCCCTGCTGATCGCCACGCTGGCGCTGCTCGCCTTCGGACTCATCATGGTCTTCTCGGTGCAGTCGGTGACCACCGCCGCGCAGGGCGGCAATGCCTTCACCGCATTCTCCAAGTACCTGGTCTTCGCGGCGGTGGGGCTGATCGGCATGGTGGCCCTCTCGAGACTGCCGCTGCGGATCCTCAAGCGGCTCGCCTGGCCGGCGCTGCTGGCGGCATTCGCGATGCAGCTGCTGGTATTCGTCCCGGGTGTCGGCATTGACGTCTACGGCAACCGGAACTGGATCATGCTCCCCGCAGGCCTGGGCACGGCCCAGCCCTCGGAGTTCATCAAGCTCGGGTTGTGCCTGTACCTGGGCGTAATGGTGTCCCGGCGCCGGGACACCTTCCTCGGGGGAGTGAGTTCCTGGGGTGCGTTCGCACGGTTCTTCGGCTGGATCCTGTTGCCCGCCGGCATCGGCATCGGCCTGGTCATGGCCGGTGGCGACCTCGGCACGGTCATCGTGCTCACCGCCCTGGTGGCCGGAGCCCTGTGGCTGGGTGGGCTGGGGTGGCGCTGGTTCGCCGCCCTGGGGGCGCTGGGGCTGGTCGGCTTCGCCGGCGCCTCCATGCTGTCCGCCAACCGCCGCGCCCGCATCCTGGCCTGGCTGCACCCGGAGCGCTACGACCCCCTGGACGTCGGCTACCAGCCCATGCACGGGCGCTACGCCCTGGGCACCGGAGGCTGGTGGGGGGTGGGCCCCGGCTCCTCGCGCCAGAAGTGGGGATACCTGACCCAGGCCGACTCCGACTACATCTTCGCAGTCCTGGGGGAGGAGTTCGGGCTGGTCGGCACCCTGCTGGTGATTCTGCTGTTCGTCGTCGTCGGCTGGTGCTGCATACGCATAATTCGGCGCAGCGAGTCGATGTACGTCGCCGTGGTCACCGGTGGCATCATGACCTGGATCGTGGGGCAGGCCCTGATCAACATGAGCGTCGTGGTCGGGCTGCTGCCCGTGCTGGGCGTGCCGCTGCCGCTGGTCAGCGCAGGCGGCTCCGCGCTGGTGTCGGTGCTGCTCGCGGTCGGGGTGCTGCTCGCCTTCGCCCGTAACGAGCCCGGCGCGTCCGCGGCGCTGCGCTCCCGGACCGGCGCCGTACGCCGTACGCTCGCCGTCATCGCACCGCGCAGGAGGAACCGTGTCTGA
- a CDS encoding UDP-N-acetylglucosamine--N-acetylmuramyl-(pentapeptide) pyrophosphoryl-undecaprenol N-acetylglucosamine transferase: MSDTPIQGSTVDGRSGRPLRVLLAGGGTAGHVNPLLATAAALRDAATGGDPATEILVLGTREGLEERLVPEAGYPLAYVPRVPMPRRPTGDLLLLPRRLRGAVAAAGDAMERVGADVVVGFGGFVSTPAYLAARSAGVPVVIHEQNARPGLANRLGARWAAAVALTFASTPLAAAHGRTEVTGLPLRPAIGGLVARMEADADGVRREGAEALGLDPDVPTLLVTGGSLGAQHLNEVMCECASRLPAGLQVLHLTGRGKDAPVRASLEQAQGGAPGLLDRYHVLDYLTAMEHAYACADGVICRSGAGTVAELTALGLPALYVPLPIGNGEQRLNAADCVAAGGGQLVSDADLGVDDVLGFTALLTDPGRRRDAAAAAASTGVRDGAQRLAALIREVVDAGPGGSDGEREGNDQKEQGL, translated from the coding sequence GTGTCTGATACCCCCATCCAGGGCTCGACGGTGGACGGCCGTAGCGGCCGACCGCTGCGAGTGCTGCTCGCCGGCGGCGGTACCGCCGGCCATGTCAACCCGTTGCTGGCCACTGCCGCCGCCCTACGCGACGCCGCCACCGGAGGTGATCCGGCGACTGAGATCCTGGTACTGGGCACCAGGGAGGGGCTGGAGGAGCGGCTCGTCCCCGAGGCCGGCTACCCGTTGGCCTACGTCCCGCGCGTGCCCATGCCGCGCCGTCCCACCGGTGACCTGCTGCTGCTGCCGCGGCGCCTGCGCGGTGCGGTGGCCGCGGCCGGTGACGCCATGGAGAGGGTCGGTGCCGACGTCGTCGTCGGGTTCGGCGGGTTCGTATCGACTCCCGCCTACCTGGCGGCACGCAGCGCCGGCGTGCCCGTGGTCATCCACGAGCAGAACGCCCGGCCCGGACTGGCCAACCGGCTCGGAGCCCGCTGGGCCGCCGCCGTCGCCCTGACCTTCGCGTCCACCCCGCTGGCGGCCGCGCACGGCCGCACGGAGGTCACCGGCTTACCGCTGCGCCCCGCGATCGGGGGCCTGGTCGCCCGGATGGAGGCCGACGCGGACGGGGTCCGCCGGGAGGGGGCCGAGGCCCTCGGCCTGGACCCTGACGTGCCCACCCTGCTGGTGACCGGCGGCTCGCTGGGCGCCCAGCACCTCAACGAGGTCATGTGCGAGTGCGCCAGTCGGCTGCCCGCCGGCCTGCAGGTGTTGCACCTGACCGGGCGGGGCAAGGACGCGCCCGTGCGCGCGTCCCTGGAGCAGGCCCAGGGCGGCGCACCCGGGCTGCTTGACCGCTACCACGTACTGGATTACCTGACGGCGATGGAGCACGCCTATGCCTGCGCGGACGGGGTCATCTGCCGCTCAGGCGCCGGCACTGTTGCCGAGCTCACGGCACTGGGGCTGCCCGCCCTGTACGTCCCCCTGCCCATCGGCAACGGGGAGCAGCGGCTCAACGCGGCCGACTGCGTGGCTGCCGGAGGCGGGCAGCTGGTGAGCGACGCCGACTTGGGCGTCGACGACGTCCTTGGCTTCACCGCCCTGCTGACCGACCCGGGGCGCCGCCGTGACGCCGCAGCCGCGGCCGCCTCCACCGGAGTGCGCGACGGGGCGCAGCGGCTGGCGGCGCTGATTCGCGAGGTCGTCGACGCGGGTCCCGGTGGTAGCGACGGCGAGCGTGAGGGCAACGACCAGAAGGAGCAGGGCCTATGA
- the murC gene encoding UDP-N-acetylmuramate--L-alanine ligase: MSGEHLSGSGADPVRTPAVAVDLTGRAFHLIGVGGAGMSVVAQILAERGAVVTGSDANGGEAFDQLREGGLQVRLGHAAANVPAGATVVVSTAIKDSNPELRAARERGQAVIHRSQALALAARDRDFVAVAGAHGKTTTSGMLAQALTSAGLDPSFAIGGVVRSLRTGAHLGTGRAFVAEADESDRSFLNYAPSIEIVTNIEPDHLDNYGTAEAFEQAFVDFVGRLVPGGLLIACADDPGALRLARRALAEGARVTTYGTAAPNGIAGGPLVGADHVRVEITSRSATGTSAALTRWDAVGSRTDAAPSVGPVPLELATPGDHVVLDAAAAWEAGLELGVGPAEMARALGTFAGTGRRFEYRGEAAGVRVVDDYAHHPTEIAALLTAAREVADARGGRVIALFQPHLFSRTRNFADRFGAALSAADHTIVTAVYPARETQADYPEVTGQCVVDLIQGEGRYIADAESAARAAADVARPGDLVLTIGAGDVTRLGPVILDALAGRVDPA; the protein is encoded by the coding sequence ATGAGCGGGGAACACCTCTCCGGCAGCGGCGCGGACCCGGTGCGCACGCCCGCAGTGGCCGTGGACCTGACCGGACGCGCCTTCCACCTCATCGGCGTCGGCGGAGCCGGTATGAGCGTGGTCGCCCAGATCCTGGCCGAGCGCGGTGCCGTGGTCACCGGCTCGGACGCCAACGGCGGCGAGGCCTTCGACCAGTTGCGTGAAGGCGGCCTGCAGGTCCGCCTCGGACACGCCGCCGCCAACGTTCCGGCTGGGGCAACGGTCGTGGTGTCCACCGCCATCAAGGACTCCAACCCTGAGCTCCGGGCCGCCCGGGAGCGTGGCCAGGCCGTGATCCACCGGTCGCAGGCTCTCGCGCTGGCCGCGCGCGACCGCGACTTCGTGGCGGTGGCGGGAGCTCATGGCAAGACCACCACCTCGGGCATGCTCGCCCAGGCGCTGACTTCCGCCGGACTGGACCCGTCCTTCGCGATCGGGGGAGTGGTGCGCTCCCTGCGCACCGGCGCCCACCTGGGCACCGGCCGCGCCTTCGTCGCCGAGGCGGATGAGTCCGACCGGTCCTTCCTCAACTACGCGCCCAGCATTGAGATCGTCACCAATATCGAGCCGGACCACCTCGACAACTACGGCACGGCGGAGGCCTTCGAGCAGGCCTTTGTCGACTTCGTGGGCCGCTTGGTGCCCGGCGGCCTGCTCATCGCCTGCGCCGATGATCCCGGCGCCCTGCGGCTCGCCAGGCGGGCGCTGGCCGAAGGCGCGCGCGTGACCACCTACGGCACCGCGGCGCCGAACGGCATTGCGGGCGGGCCGCTCGTCGGCGCGGACCATGTGCGGGTGGAGATCACGTCCCGCAGCGCCACGGGCACGAGCGCGGCGCTTACCCGCTGGGACGCCGTCGGCTCCCGGACCGACGCCGCCCCGAGTGTGGGCCCGGTACCACTGGAACTGGCCACTCCGGGCGACCACGTCGTCCTCGACGCCGCCGCGGCCTGGGAGGCCGGGCTCGAGCTCGGTGTAGGCCCCGCGGAAATGGCCCGCGCCCTAGGCACCTTCGCCGGTACGGGGCGGCGCTTCGAGTACCGGGGGGAGGCGGCCGGTGTGCGCGTGGTAGACGACTATGCCCACCACCCCACCGAGATCGCGGCCCTACTCACGGCCGCCCGGGAGGTCGCCGACGCCCGCGGCGGTAGGGTGATCGCCCTGTTCCAGCCTCACCTGTTCTCCCGTACCCGCAACTTCGCGGATCGCTTCGGGGCCGCGCTGTCGGCGGCCGACCACACGATCGTCACCGCGGTCTATCCCGCCCGTGAGACTCAGGCGGACTATCCCGAGGTGACCGGCCAGTGCGTGGTGGACCTGATCCAGGGGGAGGGACGGTATATCGCCGACGCCGAGTCCGCGGCCCGGGCCGCGGCGGACGTGGCTCGCCCCGGAGACCTGGTGCTCACGATCGGCGCCGGCGATGTCACCCGCCTGGGCCCCGTGATCCTGGATGCCCTGGCCGGGCGTGTGGACCCCGCATGA
- the murD gene encoding UDP-N-acetylmuramoyl-L-alanine--D-glutamate ligase encodes MSTSTPVEALSGARVGVVGLGRTGTAVVDVLIALGARVTAFDARSAAVDALRETLGTATADRMDGAVVGDDAGIAAAIAETDLRLLVVSPGVPATGPVLAAARARGLETWSEIELAWRLQRASARPDVPWLAVTGTDGKTTTVGMLAQILTAAGLNAPAVGNIGEPAITTVAAGRADALAVELSSFQLHSTHTLSPLASTCLNVAADHLDWHGSMAAYTADKARVYARTRGAAVYNAADAATLAMVEEADVVEGCRAIGFTTAAPALGQVGRVEDVLVDRAYHAGRRRSGVELATFADLVHLAPGADADRLPAHVVADALAAAALALATDAVAADPGAVARGLRAYRPGAHRIATVAQGGAITWIDDSKATNPHSAQAALAALPEGTGVWIVGGDTKGASFHDLVRAVRAHLRGAVVIGRDQTAVLEALAQQAAGLPVATIPDGGPQDVTDAAVAAAAAMAHPGDTVMLAPACASWDQFDSYAQRGDLFARAAARAAQAAAAAEGGLR; translated from the coding sequence ATGAGCACCAGCACACCGGTTGAGGCACTCTCCGGGGCACGCGTGGGCGTGGTCGGACTCGGCCGCACCGGGACCGCAGTGGTCGACGTCCTGATCGCACTCGGCGCGCGCGTGACCGCGTTCGACGCGCGCAGTGCCGCAGTGGACGCCCTGCGGGAGACACTCGGCACCGCTACGGCAGACCGCATGGATGGCGCGGTCGTCGGTGACGACGCCGGGATCGCCGCCGCCATCGCGGAAACCGACCTGCGACTGCTCGTGGTCTCGCCCGGCGTTCCCGCCACCGGCCCGGTGCTCGCCGCCGCTCGCGCCCGCGGCCTGGAGACCTGGAGCGAGATCGAGCTGGCCTGGCGCCTCCAGCGCGCCTCAGCGCGCCCGGACGTGCCCTGGCTGGCCGTTACCGGTACCGACGGCAAGACCACGACCGTGGGCATGCTCGCGCAGATCCTTACCGCCGCTGGGCTCAACGCCCCCGCCGTCGGCAATATCGGGGAGCCGGCCATCACCACGGTGGCCGCCGGCCGCGCCGACGCGCTCGCCGTGGAGCTGTCCAGTTTCCAGCTGCACTCCACGCACACCCTCAGCCCGCTGGCCTCCACTTGCCTCAACGTGGCTGCGGACCATCTTGACTGGCACGGCTCCATGGCCGCGTACACCGCCGACAAGGCGCGCGTATACGCCCGCACCCGGGGTGCCGCCGTCTACAACGCGGCCGACGCCGCCACCCTGGCGATGGTGGAGGAGGCCGACGTAGTCGAGGGGTGCCGTGCCATCGGCTTCACCACCGCCGCGCCGGCACTCGGACAGGTCGGCCGCGTCGAGGACGTGCTCGTGGACCGCGCCTATCACGCCGGCCGGCGTCGCAGCGGGGTCGAGTTGGCCACCTTCGCCGACCTGGTCCACCTCGCTCCCGGGGCGGACGCCGACCGCCTGCCGGCCCACGTGGTCGCGGACGCACTGGCCGCGGCCGCCCTGGCACTGGCCACGGACGCCGTCGCCGCCGACCCGGGAGCCGTCGCCCGCGGCCTGCGCGCCTACCGGCCCGGCGCTCACCGCATCGCAACCGTCGCCCAGGGTGGGGCGATCACGTGGATCGACGACTCCAAGGCGACCAACCCCCATTCCGCCCAGGCGGCCCTTGCCGCCTTGCCGGAGGGCACGGGCGTGTGGATCGTCGGTGGCGATACCAAGGGCGCCTCCTTCCATGACCTGGTGCGTGCGGTACGCGCCCACCTGCGCGGCGCCGTCGTCATCGGGCGGGACCAGACCGCGGTGCTGGAGGCACTGGCGCAGCAGGCTGCGGGGCTGCCCGTGGCCACGATCCCCGACGGCGGCCCGCAGGACGTCACTGACGCGGCGGTTGCGGCGGCGGCCGCCATGGCTCACCCCGGTGACACTGTCATGCTCGCCCCCGCATGTGCCTCCTGGGACCAGTTCGACTCCTACGCCCAGCGCGGCGACCTGTTCGCCCGCGCCGCGGCCCGTGCCGCGCAGGCGGCCGCCGCAGCAGAGGGTGGGTTGAGGTGA